In the Methylomonas rhizoryzae genome, one interval contains:
- a CDS encoding efflux transporter outer membrane subunit, whose translation MKIKAATPALFMLLAGGCIVGPDYRPPDSNAPAQWSGQLSKEIASQNDRPGDWWKLFGDAELNALIERAVTANLDLRIAESRVRQARAQQGFAEADLWPTLSASGAYARQKQSENQPILGSLPTSSNIPFENDVYKAGFDAAWEIDLFGGKRRTIEAATAELSAMEYGRRDVLVSLLSEVARYYTLTRGTQRQLAILQDRINAQQETVKIIRSRVNHGSAAELELQRALALLANIQSQAPALETSLQSSIHRLGVLLGQNPAALSAELGVTAAIPAAPPQVPVGLPSDLLLRRPDILQAERLLAAETARIGQVKAELFPKFSLTGSVGATSVSVSDFFLPASRTWSIGPTVQWRIFDAGRVLANLSAQSEAQDQALLNYRKIVLTAFEEVENALLAYAKEQEHYRLLQQEVSANQRAVELANQRYAKGWSGYPDLLDAQRALYLSQDEQVRSERTVSLNLVALYKALGGGWETDSAQPFETK comes from the coding sequence ATGAAAATAAAAGCCGCGACTCCCGCATTGTTCATGCTTCTGGCCGGCGGATGTATCGTTGGTCCGGATTACCGGCCTCCGGATTCCAATGCACCCGCACAATGGAGCGGCCAGCTTTCCAAGGAAATCGCCAGCCAAAACGATAGGCCGGGCGACTGGTGGAAGCTGTTTGGCGATGCCGAATTAAACGCCCTGATCGAGCGTGCGGTTACGGCCAACCTCGACCTACGCATCGCCGAATCCCGCGTCCGTCAGGCCCGGGCGCAGCAAGGCTTTGCCGAGGCGGACTTATGGCCGACGCTGAGCGCGTCCGGCGCCTATGCCCGGCAAAAACAAAGCGAAAATCAGCCTATTCTGGGATCGCTGCCTACATCCTCCAACATCCCGTTTGAAAACGATGTTTACAAAGCCGGCTTCGACGCTGCGTGGGAAATCGATCTGTTCGGCGGCAAACGCCGGACAATCGAAGCGGCAACGGCCGAGTTGAGCGCGATGGAATACGGCCGCCGCGACGTGCTGGTCAGCTTGCTATCCGAGGTGGCGCGCTATTACACGCTAACTCGGGGCACACAGCGGCAGCTGGCGATACTGCAAGACCGGATTAACGCACAGCAAGAAACGGTCAAGATTATCCGCAGCCGCGTGAATCACGGATCGGCGGCGGAATTGGAATTACAACGGGCGCTGGCGCTGCTGGCGAACATACAATCGCAAGCGCCGGCGCTCGAGACCTCGCTGCAATCGTCGATTCACCGCCTGGGCGTGCTGCTGGGGCAAAATCCCGCTGCCTTGAGTGCGGAGCTGGGCGTAACGGCGGCTATTCCGGCAGCGCCGCCCCAGGTGCCGGTCGGGCTGCCGTCGGACCTGCTGCTGCGCCGCCCCGACATCTTGCAGGCCGAACGCTTGCTGGCCGCCGAGACGGCCCGCATAGGCCAAGTCAAAGCCGAGCTGTTCCCGAAGTTTTCTCTCACCGGATCGGTAGGTGCCACCAGCGTCAGCGTCAGCGACTTTTTCCTGCCCGCTAGCCGCACCTGGTCTATCGGTCCAACTGTGCAATGGCGGATTTTCGATGCCGGCCGAGTACTCGCCAATCTCAGCGCTCAATCGGAGGCGCAAGACCAGGCATTGCTGAATTACCGAAAAATCGTCCTCACTGCCTTTGAAGAGGTTGAGAACGCCCTGCTAGCCTATGCAAAAGAGCAAGAGCACTACCGCTTGCTGCAACAAGAAGTCAGCGCAAACCAAAGGGCTGTCGAGCTCGCCAACCAACGCTATGCCAAGGGCTGGTCTGGTTATCCGGATTTACTCGACGCACAACGCGCGTTGTATTTGTCCCAAGATGAACAGGTACGCAGTGAACGTACAGTCAGCTTGAATCTGGTTGCCCTCTATAAAGCGCTGGGCGGCGGCTGGGAAACGGACAGTGCTCAACCTTTTGAAACAAAGTAA